In Phyllobacterium zundukense, one DNA window encodes the following:
- a CDS encoding GumC family protein: protein MPRANSVGNDVDIDVGALFASLWQNRVRIILGSVFLTLLAFMVLSLVSPKYRAETRILIETRESVFTRPANQQQGDDRPILDQEGIKSQVELIGSSDLLKRVIAKLDLGKNEELAAGAQPSILSRLFAAVGLGKNTDEETRDDYILQALRERLLVYSVQNSRVIVIQFSSKDPALSASVANAVADEYLATQQASKSQSNADATDWLQPEIADLSKRVKDAEAKVAAYRSSSDLLIGQNNAVLATQQLSELSSELSRVRANKAASEAKAESVRTALAKGAAVETLPDVMASPLIQRLRERQVQLNNDIADQSAALLSGHPRIKALRSQLADLNQQIRLEARKVLGSLENEAQTARLRETELTRSLNQLKAQSSKAGEEEVELRALEREATAQRQLLESYLTRYREASSRTDRDYLPADARIFSRADKPIEPYFPKIIPMTAAAFVASLLLLSIGTLLSALFSGRALRPAYIQPLPVDEVRDELPIEKPVEPVAPLVPEPQTSHEELASTEAHTPAASFAAPVLDEPIESPVAAADHSGIANVADRLMASGASRAVVVSPEGDEASALTILLVRELADRGVRVILVDMTGTGEIGRSMLDDQNLDGITDLLVSEKHFSDVIHADHYSEAEIIPIGNHDPVKAMQSVGRLPMILNALQSAYDLVVIDSGPATATELKHLLADGTELVLALVDPDDRDVAATAKSVFEARMIEPELLTPFSPNLLRVDAGKIVRSKVMAGA from the coding sequence ATGCCTCGGGCCAACTCTGTCGGTAACGATGTCGACATCGATGTCGGCGCTCTCTTTGCCAGTTTGTGGCAAAACAGGGTGCGGATCATTCTCGGTTCGGTCTTTCTGACACTTCTGGCATTTATGGTTTTGTCGCTCGTATCGCCGAAATACCGGGCCGAAACCCGCATTCTCATCGAAACACGCGAATCCGTTTTCACGCGTCCGGCAAACCAGCAGCAGGGGGATGACCGGCCGATCCTCGATCAGGAAGGCATCAAGAGCCAGGTGGAACTCATCGGTTCTTCAGACCTGCTGAAACGCGTGATTGCCAAGCTCGATCTGGGCAAGAATGAAGAGCTTGCTGCGGGTGCGCAGCCATCGATTCTTTCCCGGCTTTTTGCCGCCGTTGGCCTCGGCAAGAATACAGACGAGGAAACCAGGGACGATTATATTCTGCAGGCATTGCGTGAGCGTTTGCTCGTCTACAGCGTGCAGAACTCCCGCGTCATCGTGATTCAGTTTTCTTCGAAGGATCCCGCGTTATCAGCCTCCGTGGCCAACGCTGTTGCAGATGAATACCTCGCGACGCAGCAGGCGTCGAAATCCCAGTCGAATGCCGATGCAACAGATTGGCTGCAGCCGGAAATTGCCGACCTGAGCAAGCGGGTCAAGGATGCGGAGGCAAAAGTCGCCGCCTATCGCAGTTCATCCGACCTCTTGATCGGACAGAACAATGCCGTTCTGGCGACGCAGCAGCTTTCGGAACTCTCATCGGAACTGTCACGCGTGCGGGCCAACAAGGCAGCGAGTGAAGCCAAGGCAGAAAGCGTCCGTACGGCCTTGGCCAAGGGTGCAGCGGTGGAAACGCTGCCGGACGTCATGGCATCACCCCTGATCCAGCGCCTGCGTGAGCGTCAGGTGCAGCTCAACAACGATATCGCCGACCAGTCGGCGGCATTGCTTAGCGGTCATCCGCGCATCAAGGCCCTGCGTTCGCAGCTCGCCGATCTGAACCAGCAAATCAGACTGGAGGCTCGCAAGGTTCTCGGCAGTCTGGAAAACGAGGCGCAGACGGCGCGTCTGCGCGAGACCGAATTGACGCGTTCCCTCAACCAGCTCAAGGCACAATCTTCCAAGGCGGGTGAAGAAGAGGTTGAGTTGCGCGCGCTGGAACGGGAAGCCACGGCGCAGCGCCAACTGCTCGAATCCTATCTGACCCGTTACCGGGAAGCTTCATCCCGCACCGATCGTGACTACCTGCCGGCCGACGCGCGCATTTTCTCCCGTGCCGACAAGCCGATCGAACCCTATTTCCCCAAGATAATCCCCATGACGGCGGCCGCCTTTGTTGCTTCGCTTCTGCTGTTGAGCATCGGCACGCTACTGAGCGCATTGTTCAGTGGTCGGGCGCTGCGGCCTGCCTACATACAGCCCCTGCCAGTTGACGAGGTGCGAGACGAGCTTCCAATCGAGAAACCAGTCGAACCGGTCGCTCCGCTCGTCCCCGAACCACAAACGAGCCATGAAGAACTGGCGTCAACGGAAGCGCATACACCTGCCGCGAGCTTTGCTGCACCGGTGCTTGATGAGCCTATCGAATCGCCAGTTGCTGCTGCCGACCACTCCGGCATTGCAAATGTTGCCGATCGATTGATGGCGAGCGGTGCATCTCGTGCCGTCGTAGTCTCGCCGGAAGGCGATGAGGCGTCAGCGTTGACGATCCTGCTGGTACGCGAACTGGCCGATCGCGGGGTGCGGGTTATCCTGGTCGACATGACGGGTACCGGTGAAATCGGCCGTTCGATGCTGGACGACCAGAATCTCGACGGAATTACTGACCTCCTGGTGTCCGAAAAACATTTCAGCGACGTCATCCACGCCGATCATTATTCGGAAGCCGAGATCATTCCGATCGGCAATCACGACCCGGTAAAGGCAATGCAATCGGTTGGCCGGCTGCCGATGATCCTCAATGCCTTGCAGTCCGCCTATGATCTTGTGGTGATCGACAGCGGCCCGGCAACAGCCACGGAATTGAAGCATCTGCTTGCCGATGGCACAGAGCTGGTTCTTGCGCTGGTTGATCCCGATGACCGGGATGTTGCTGCTACAGCGAAATCTGTCTTTGAAGCAAGGATGATTGAGCCGGAACTGTTGACGCCTTTCAGTCCGAACCTGCTGCGGGTGGATGCCGGCAAGATCGTCCGGTCCAAAGTAATGGCGGGTGCCTGA
- a CDS encoding polysaccharide biosynthesis/export family protein: MTLGGCASYRPAPAAFNEAINKPYMLDAGDRIRLTVFEQEGITNTYSVDQAGYISVPLIGSVPARGKTLQQIEAEVAAKLRKGYLRDPDVAAEIDRYRPIFVMGEVGAAGQYSYVPGMTAQKAIAAAGGFTPRANQSDVDITRQFNGENLTGRVIISDQVLPGDTIYVRERFF, from the coding sequence ATGACGCTTGGCGGCTGTGCCAGTTACCGGCCCGCTCCGGCAGCGTTCAACGAAGCCATCAACAAGCCCTACATGCTTGATGCGGGTGATCGCATTCGCCTGACAGTGTTCGAGCAGGAGGGCATCACCAATACCTACAGTGTCGATCAGGCCGGCTATATCTCGGTTCCGCTCATCGGCAGCGTCCCTGCACGCGGAAAGACCCTCCAGCAGATCGAGGCGGAAGTGGCTGCCAAGTTGCGCAAGGGTTATTTGCGTGATCCGGACGTGGCTGCCGAGATCGATCGCTACCGGCCGATATTCGTCATGGGCGAAGTCGGGGCTGCGGGCCAGTATTCCTACGTGCCGGGCATGACAGCGCAAAAGGCGATTGCGGCGGCTGGTGGATTCACGCCGCGCGCCAACCAAAGCGACGTCGACATCACGCGGCAGTTCAATGGCGAGAACCTTACCGGCCGCGTTATCATTTCCGATCAGGTGCTGCCCGGCGACACAATTTATGTGCGCGAACGCTTCTTCTGA
- a CDS encoding glycosyltransferase family 4 protein — protein sequence MIDRKPLRIVHCFRAPVGGIFRHVRDLIELQVRAGHQVGIICDASTGGEFEEAMLANLRDKLALGLERIAMQRQIGPGDAVAAFRTYKIIKKLQPDVLHGHGAKGGTYARLFGSLLRVFGSRVARFYSPHGGSLHFDPATLQGRIIFRVERMMERMTDRIIFVSAFEQGIYARKVGEPRCEFALIYNGLAESDFEPVVPKGGAADFLFIGEMRALKGPDIFINALAKAGTASGRKLTGVMVGDGKDRATLIEQSAKVQEDSEISFLMPMKAREAFRLAKVVVIPSRAEALPYIVLEALAAGQPVIASRVGGIPEILGESSPALVQPEAGELAARMATAIRDVAAYKQTLPGIEALKQKFSSEAMAARLETEYFSALDG from the coding sequence ATGATCGATAGAAAACCACTCCGGATCGTTCACTGCTTCCGCGCTCCGGTTGGCGGGATTTTTCGCCATGTCCGCGATCTTATCGAACTGCAGGTTAGAGCCGGCCATCAAGTCGGCATCATCTGCGACGCGTCGACGGGCGGAGAGTTCGAGGAAGCCATGCTTGCCAATTTGCGGGACAAGCTGGCTCTCGGACTGGAGCGGATCGCCATGCAGCGGCAGATCGGTCCCGGCGATGCGGTTGCAGCGTTCCGTACATACAAGATTATCAAGAAATTGCAGCCGGATGTCTTGCACGGGCATGGTGCCAAGGGTGGCACCTATGCACGTCTCTTCGGCTCACTGTTGCGGGTATTTGGGTCTCGCGTAGCCCGCTTTTATTCCCCTCATGGCGGCAGCCTCCACTTTGATCCCGCCACACTTCAGGGACGGATCATCTTTCGGGTCGAGCGCATGATGGAGCGAATGACCGACCGGATCATTTTCGTTTCGGCATTCGAACAAGGCATCTATGCGCGGAAGGTCGGCGAGCCACGCTGCGAATTCGCGCTCATCTACAATGGATTGGCGGAAAGCGATTTCGAACCCGTTGTGCCCAAAGGGGGCGCCGCGGATTTTCTGTTCATCGGCGAGATGCGCGCTCTCAAAGGACCCGATATCTTCATCAATGCACTCGCGAAGGCGGGTACGGCAAGTGGGCGCAAGCTGACGGGGGTGATGGTCGGCGACGGCAAGGATCGCGCCACTCTGATCGAGCAGAGCGCCAAGGTGCAAGAAGATTCGGAGATCAGTTTCCTCATGCCGATGAAAGCGCGGGAAGCCTTTCGGCTTGCCAAGGTGGTGGTCATTCCTTCCCGGGCCGAAGCCCTGCCCTATATCGTTCTCGAGGCGCTTGCCGCCGGTCAACCGGTTATTGCCAGCCGCGTCGGAGGAATCCCTGAAATTCTCGGCGAATCCTCGCCAGCCCTCGTGCAGCCGGAAGCCGGTGAACTCGCTGCCAGGATGGCGACCGCCATCAGGGATGTCGCGGCCTACAAACAAACGCTGCCGGGCATAGAAGCGCTGAAACAGAAGTTCAGCAGCGAAGCCATGGCTGCCCGCCTGGAAACCGAGTATTTCTCCGCGCTCGACGGATAG